In Mongoliitalea daihaiensis, one DNA window encodes the following:
- a CDS encoding vWA domain-containing protein → MIWAYPDISMYTWLAIAFGLLYLGYLYRFYRINQKLKVSRHRLFIKLFLRTAYFILFLIAMAGPSIGTSLKEIKEEGKDIFIAIDLSQSMNATDIGPSRLQRTKFELKNLVKTFSGDRIGLIIFSSEAFIQCPLTFDQNVLQLHIDGLNTGLVPNQGTDLSAPLAMALSKFEAEESQEIKSKSVIFISDGEDFADNFRDITSQMSNQGIKVFTLGVGTSQGSTIPRGNSVIIDSKTNQPAITRLENNNLKLIASQTDGEYFELSDEAQEIPNLIAAIERQEGTLMGSRMIEASANKFFYFLLAALALAIFDMILPVRTIKL, encoded by the coding sequence ATGATTTGGGCATATCCTGATATTTCGATGTACACGTGGCTAGCCATTGCTTTTGGGCTGCTTTACTTGGGCTACTTATATAGATTTTATAGAATTAATCAGAAACTAAAAGTAAGCAGACATAGACTGTTTATCAAATTGTTTTTAAGAACAGCCTATTTCATCTTGTTTTTGATCGCAATGGCAGGTCCATCCATAGGAACTTCCCTTAAAGAGATTAAAGAAGAGGGAAAAGATATTTTCATAGCTATCGATTTATCTCAATCGATGAATGCAACCGACATCGGTCCTAGCCGCTTGCAACGAACCAAATTTGAGTTGAAAAATTTGGTTAAAACATTTTCAGGTGACCGGATTGGTTTGATTATTTTTTCATCAGAAGCATTTATTCAATGCCCGTTGACATTTGACCAAAACGTATTACAGTTGCACATTGATGGGTTAAATACTGGACTTGTGCCAAATCAAGGAACAGATTTAAGTGCGCCTTTGGCTATGGCACTGAGCAAATTCGAAGCAGAGGAAAGTCAGGAAATCAAATCAAAATCCGTTATCTTCATTTCAGACGGAGAGGACTTTGCTGACAACTTTCGTGATATTACTTCCCAAATGTCCAATCAAGGAATAAAAGTTTTTACCTTGGGTGTAGGAACGAGTCAAGGAAGTACCATTCCAAGAGGTAATTCCGTAATTATCGATTCAAAAACCAATCAGCCTGCTATCACACGTTTGGAAAACAACAATTTAAAGTTGATCGCTAGCCAAACCGATGGTGAGTACTTTGAATTGAGCGATGAAGCCCAAGAAATCCCAAACTTAATTGCTGCCATCGAGCGACAAGAAGGAACTTTGATGGGATCAAGAATGATCGAAGCATCTGCCAATAAATTCTTCTATTTTTTGTTGGCTGCACTTGCACTTGCCATATTTGACATGATCCTACCTGTTCGAACCATAAAATTATAA